In a genomic window of Saccharomyces kudriavzevii IFO 1802 strain IFO1802 genome assembly, chromosome: 2:
- the SPO23 gene encoding Spo23p (similar to Saccharomyces cerevisiae SPO23 (YBR250W); ancestral locus Anc_6.169): MLFSSSSTSLSSEVSQVLSENIPSRSTTLTGDSTQFQINEDLGTEDLTNGLPKKLIQLKKLKNGGTTIKKAKTDLEYCYDSLRLYENPYVATSRDKKSGYSIELCLDNKYKTLMFCDLQLNTDFPVYYDSSLENVAENIERENVTPLQIRGKIRIHIDRDDQALLITSQSISLKCFTKEYACFVDSGTGENTSSSKIIKELNNTEFFESSSYPKQQLKVTHHSSSDQKILLARGTYDYPFTFTLQANTFPATFSSFFGKTHFRIESSTSIMRIPSKPKGFLKFSKNENITDKIILTEEIKVKRVLPSTNMLKFEMFQLRSYNAASDVVVSVIGNSKLIEIGIPFQMILSIVKKDPSVELHDASLAVAQRMAIPSIDLKTMDILPEPYIKKSEYLLRTVESQSFDSDKTVYGFCFDDVIIPNYADGLPSWFKTFYFEASSFYPNYAALKVTHLLLFRINYSKNEVIEGLEVRKTYRVTVNFPVFVGDSDISTSSLLPKYEKFENISDLQDEPPLYSTVTVEGDN; this comes from the coding sequence ATGCTGTTTTCGAGTTCATCTACTTCACTGAGTTCTGAAGTTTCGCAAGTACTGTCGGAGAATATACCAAGCAGATCTACGACTCTCACCGGAGATAGTACACAATTCCAAATAAATGAAGATTTGGGTACTGAAGATCTTACCAACGGTTtgccaaagaaattaattcagttgaaaaaattaaaaaatggtGGCACGACAATTAAAAAGGCAAAGACGGATCTTGAATATTGTTACGATTCACTACGGCTTTACGAGAACCCCTATGTAGCCACATCAAGGGATAAGAAAAGTGGTTACAGCATTGAATTGTGCCTGGATAACAAATACAAAACGTTAATGTTTTGTGACTTACAATTAAATACCGATTTCCCAGTGTATTACGATTCTTCATTGGAAAATGTAgcagaaaatattgaaagagaaaacgTCACCCCTCTTCAAATAAGGGGGAAAATAAGGATACATATCGATAGAGATGATCAGGCGCTTTTGATTACTTCCCAATCGATTTCTCTGAAATGCTTCACTAAGGAATATGCATGTTTTGTTGATTCGGGAACAGGCGAAAACACTAGCAGTAGCAAAATCATCAAGGAACTGAATAATACGGAATTCTTCGAATCGTCGAGCTATCCCAAGCAGCAGTTGAAAGTCACACACCATTCCTCAAGTGACCAGAAAATCCTACTTGCAAGAGGCACGTATGATTACCCATTTACCTTTACGCTTCAAGCAAACACGTTTCCAGCCACTTTCTCATCCTTCTTTGGGAAGACACACTTCCGAATAGAAAGTTCCACTTCAATAATGAGAATACCAAGTAAACCTAAAGGCTTCCTCAAGTTctcaaaaaatgagaatATCACAGATAAGATTATTCTAACGGAAGAGATTAAAGTTAAAAGAGTGCTGCCTTCAACAAACATGctcaaatttgaaatgttCCAATTAAGGTCGTACAATGCGGCAAGTGATGTAGTAGTTTCTGTCATCGGGAATTCCAAATTAATTGAAATCGGCATACCCTTCCAAATGATCTTATCAATTGTAAAGAAAGATCCATCTGTCGAATTACATGACGCCTCTTTGGCAGTGGCTCAAAGAATGGCAATACCAAGTATTGATTTGAAGACCATGGATATACTACCGGAGCCATATATTAAGAAATCAGAGTATTTATTAAGAACTGTCGAAAGCCAAAGTTTCGATTCTGACAAAACAGTTTATGGATTTTGCTTTGATGACGTTATTATTCCGAATTATGCCGATGGCCTACCAAGCTGGTTTAAAACATTTTACTTCGAAGCAAGTTCATTCTATCCCAATTACGCTGCCCTCAAAGTGACCCATTTACTGTTGTTCAGAATAAATTACAGCAAGAACGAAGTGATTGAAGGCCTAGAAGTGAGGAAAACCTATCGTGTTACAGTgaattttccagtttttgtTGGTGATAGCGATATTTCAACCAGCTCTTTGTTAccaaaatatgaaaaattcgaGAACATTAGTGATTTACAAGATGAACCCCCTCTATATTCGACGGTAACAGTGGAGGGTGATAACTGA
- the MRPS5 gene encoding mitochondrial 37S ribosomal protein uS5m (similar to Saccharomyces cerevisiae MRPS5 (YBR251W); ancestral locus Anc_7.170) gives MFKRQFSTSIRYLQRYDESLLSRYYPESLLKSIKLAQQTIPQDTKFKVSRNVEFAPPYLDDFTKIHPFWDYKPGMPHLHAQEEDNNFTTFRWDQVQQPLPGEGNILPPGVSMPNESGRKSKNADVAAGLQKQTGVDPDYITRKLTMKPLVMKRVSNQTGKGKIASFYALVVVGDKNGMVGLGEGKSREEMSKAIFKAHWDAVRNLKEIPRYENRTIYGDIDFRYHGVKLHLRSAKPGFGLRVNHVIFEICECAGIKDLSGKVYKSRNDMNIAKGTIEAFMKAQKTLDEVALGRGKKLVDVRNVYYSS, from the coding sequence ATGTTCAAAAGGCAATTTTCAACTAGTATTCGCTATTTACAACGCTATGATGAGTCGCTATTGTCAAGGTACTATCCTGAAAGTCTACTAAAATCCATAAAACTTGCTCAACAAACAATACCACAAGATACAAAGTTCAAAGTGTCTCGTAATGTCGAATTTGCACCTCCCTATTTGGACGATTTCACCAAGATACATCCTTTTTGGGATTACAAACCAGGCATGCCCCATCTTCACGCTCAAGAAGAGGACAATAACTTCACCACATTTAGATGGGATCAAGTTCAACAGCCGCTGCCCGGAGAAGGTAATATTTTGCCTCCAGGAGTCAGCATGCCCAACGAGAGCGGTAGAAAGTCAAAGAATGCGGATGTTGCCGCAGGGCTGCAAAAACAGACAGGCGTGGACCCTGATTATATAACCAGGAAGTTAACTATGAAGCCACTGGTGATGAAAAGAGTATCGAATCAGACCGGTAAGGGTAAAATTGCATCATTTTATGCCTTGGTTGTCGTTGGTGATAAGAATGGTATGGTGGGTTTGGGAGAGGGGAAGTCCCGTGAGGAAATGTCCAAGGCCATCTTCAAGGCTCATTGGGACGCAGTGAGAAACCTGAAGGAGATACCCAGATATGAAAACAGAACCATTTACGGTGATATAGACTTTAGGTATCACGGTGTGAAATTACATTTAAGAAGTGCCAAGCCCGGGTTTGGACTCCGTGTAAATCAtgtaatttttgaaatctgtGAATGTGCAGGTATCAAAGATTTAAGTGGGAAGGTATACAAATCCAGGAATGACATGAATATAGCCAAGGGCACCATTGAGGCTTTCATGAAAGCACAAAAGACGCTGGATGAAGTTGCGCTGGGCAGAGGAAAGAAGCTTGTTGATGTCAGAAATGTTTATTATTCAAGCTGA
- the DUT1 gene encoding bifunctional dITP/dUTP diphosphatase (similar to Saccharomyces cerevisiae DUT1 (YBR252W); ancestral locus Anc_7.173) → MTTTSNDVLKIQLRSANATVPTKGSVTAAGYDIYASEDVTIPAMGQGMVSTDISFTVPVGTYGRIAPRSGLAVKNGIQTGAGVVDRDYTGEVKVILFNHSQKDFAITKGDRVAQLILEKIIDNAQIVVVDSLEESARGAGGFGSTGH, encoded by the coding sequence atgaCTACCACCAGTAACGATGTGTTAAAGATTCAATTGCGCTCAGCAAACGCCACTGTTCCCACTAAGGGTTCTGTCACTGCTGCGGGATATGATATCTACGCCTCCGAGGATGTTACCATCCCAGCCATGGGCCAAGGTATGGTTTCCACCGATATTTCATTTACTGTACCGGTCGGTACCTACGGTCGTATTGCGCCAAGATCAGGTCTGGCAGTTAAAAACGGTATTCAAACCGGTGCTGGTGTTGTCGACAGAGACTACACCGGAGAGGTTAAGGTTATCTTATTCAACCATTCGCAGAAGGATTTCGCGATCACGAAAGGAGACCGCGTAGCGCAATTGATTCTCGAAAAGATTATTGACAACGCTCAGATCGTTGTCGTGGACTCGCTAGAAGAAAGTGCAAGAGGAGCTGGTGGCTTTGGCAGCACTGGTCACTGA
- the SRB6 gene encoding Srb6p (similar to Saccharomyces cerevisiae SRB6 (YBR253W); ancestral locus Anc_7.174), with the protein MSNQALHEKLEQTRAILSVKLAELINMTAIADRNNDDEDSFTQENSELAIATTSVMMVNNQTMQLIKNVQDLLSLTRSIKEKWLLNQIPVMEHSEEPRFDEERIGQLLDNCIETFIAEQTT; encoded by the coding sequence ATGAGCAATCAGGCACTTCATGAAAAACTCGAACAAACGAGGGCGATACTATCCGTCAAACTGGCAGAACTGATAAATATGACCGCGATAGCGGATAGAAACAACGACGATGAGGATTCGTTTACACAAGAAAACTCCGAACTCGCGATAGCCACCACTAGTGTCATGATGGTGAACAATCAGACCATGCAACTGATCAAAAACGTTCAAGATTTGTTGAGCCTAACCAGATCAATAAAGGAAAAGTGGCTACTGAACCAAATACCTGTGATGGAACATTCAGAGGAGCCTCGTTTCGATGAGGAGCGGATAGGACAGTTATTGGATAATTGTATAGAAACGTTTATAGCGGAACAGACTACATGA
- the TRS20 gene encoding TRAPP subunit TRS20 (similar to Saccharomyces cerevisiae TRS20 (YBR254C); ancestral locus Anc_7.176): MPQYFAIIGKKDNPVYEIEFTSPQNLQGFPQDLKELNPFILHASLDIVEDLQWQLNPTSQLNGGGNGGNGSNSGGGFLRSRTVNNTDNCYLGKVDHFYGLAITAYISYGGMKFVMIHGNSANSNVVIDDNNIKSFYQEVHELYLKTLMNPFYKITDPITSPAFDSRVRTLARKHLSK; the protein is encoded by the coding sequence ATGCCTCAATATTTTGCCATCATTGGTAAGAAGGACAATCCCGTCTATGAAATCGAGTTTACCAGCCCACAAAATCTCCAGGGCTTCCCGcaggatttgaaagaattaaaTCCATTTATATTGCACGCATCACTGGATATCGTTGAAGACTTACAATGGCAGCTCAACCCGACATCCCAATTAAATGGCGGTGGAAATGGCGGCAATGGATCCAATAGTGGTGGTGGGTTCCTTCGATCTAGGACCGTAAACAATACCGATAATTGCTACTTGGGGAAAGTAGATCACTTTTATGGACTAGCCATAACGGCCTATATCAGTTATGGTGGCATGAAATTTGTAATGATTCATGGGAACTCAGCTAACAGTAATGTGGTGATTGACGATAATAACATAAAGTCTTTTTATCAAGAGGTTCACGAACTATACCTTAAGACACTGATGAACCCGTTTTATAAGATCACTGACCCTATTACGAGCCCGGCATTCGATTCCAGGGTACGGACGTTGGCACGTAAGCACCTTTCTAAATGA
- the MTC4 gene encoding Mtc4p (similar to Saccharomyces cerevisiae MTC4 (YBR255W); ancestral locus Anc_7.177): MTLSNEHHQKNGQQQLRNSDGAVETVNPQKIKLVTKLLIDNKFGLMDDLNFSRPLTASSEGVPISTKTSELGTEYIKNRQENSVSPMPPIPRSTRIKADRVRIYLDYYYSILERCISIDSSQNHHEGVEGVYNPLQVIRNRKLKKKHHELPTREFYTTKHPIIAIKQFSRKPNKKMPWFVDINEKYMDLTWRTSHWEELVNPQGKLWFRSYNRSSESSGSSSSHRHRNHHIRHRSRLSHHSKVRTANSVHSNAQSLTPKRVVTNEEDLSNHNGNSTIMRTATTPDAQIAKNKKSDLNLSHIHLEVPMTNTVTNTSSDQGSLIIEVKGSSGGSTSGKRNSKHYRSKSASSSENEKSRKNGLEKIISKTSRGWSRSPKKTTPALEKQVLLTPAISNEPASRRSSNNGASISTNSSKSSIGITFGNGETYKTPVDNGKDAIIRQSLLSEVPVHTLRGKSSTNSLRGENGEVHESDQEISNGVGSIYEGVPRERTTSGNSEHVGMLKDTLQVDEQLQRYWHDTRYIMSTVAMMQHRRETHDIVKRREIVRRNEIEITQDADTNIQKTADALAKYDNELNKVLKLGNDWTSKLLNDYSIRVETLISSSDRILSDINTTLTLKLKLFQENTERYVTVKVMRAQKMTKTIYRLLEFGIVLVLWTIWFFFSILRSVRFIICLVLKIIQALLW, from the coding sequence ATGACTCTCTCAAATGAGCACCATCAAAAGAATGGACAACAACAACTTCGAAACAGTGATGGCGCAGTGGAGACGGTAAACCCCCAAAAGATAAAATTAGTTACCAAACTACTCATTGATAATAAATTTGGATTAATGGACGACTTGAATTTCAGTAGGCCCCTAACTGCTTCTTCTGAAGGTGTACCAATATCAACGAAGACATCTGAATTAGGAACAGAGTATATCAAAAATCGACAAGAAAATTCAGTAAGTCCCATGCCTCCCATACCAAGAAGtacaagaataaaagcgGATAGGGTGAGAATATACCTGGACTACTACTATAGTATACTGGAACGTTGCATCTCAATTGATAGTTCCCAAAACCATCATGAAGGTGTTGAAGGAGTGTACAACCCATTACAAGTCATTAGAAATcgaaaattaaaaaaaaagcaccaTGAATTGCCTACGAGAGAGTTTTACACTACAAAGCATCCTATAATTGCCATTAAACAGTTTTCTAGGAAGCCTAATAAGAAAATGCCATGGTTTGTAGATATAAACGAGAAATATATGGATTTGACTTGGAGAACTTCGCACTGGGAGGAATTAGTGAACCCTCAAGGCAAGCTTTGGTTTCGTTCTTATAACCGCTCTTCCGAATCGAGCGGATCATCGTCCTCTCATCGACATCGCAACCATCATATTCGTCATAGAAGCCGTCTGAGTCATCACTCGAAAGTCCGCACAGCCAATTCAGTTCATTCAAATGCTCAATCATTGACACCGAAAAGGGTTGTGACCAATGAAGAGGATCTGAGTAATCATAACGGCAATAGCACGATAATGAGGACTGCAACTACTCCAGACGCACAGATtgcaaaaaacaagaaatcgGATTTGAATTTAAGTCATATTCACTTGGAAGTACCGATGACTAATACAGTCACAAACACCTCATCAGATCAAGGATCCTTAATCATTGAAGTTAAAGGCAGCAGTGGCGGAAGTACCagtggaaaaagaaactccAAACACTATCGCTCAAAATCAGCAAGCTCTTCAGAAAACgagaaatcaagaaagaacggtcttgaaaaaatcattagTAAGACATCAAGGGGATGGTCAAGATCACCCAAGAAAACTACGCCTGCCCTCGAAAAGCAGGTCCTTTTGACGCCCGCTATAAGCAATGAACCCGCCAGTAGACGGAGCAGCAATAACGGGGCCAGTATTAGTACCAACAGTAGTAAGAGTAGTATCGGTATTACGTTCGGAAATGGGGAAACTTACAAAACACCGGTTGATAACGGAAAAGACGCCATAATACGGCAAAGTTTACTAAGTGAGGTGCCGGTTCATACCTTGAGGGGGAAAAGCAGCACTAACTCATTACGAGGAGAAAATGGAGAGGTTCATGAGAGTGATCAGGAAATTTCAAATGGCGTTGGCAGCATTTACGAGGGTGTGCCCAGGGAGAGGACTACTAGTGGGAATAGCGAGCACGTGGGGATGTTGAAAGACACTTTGCAGGTAGACGAACAATTGCAAAGGTACTGGCATGATACCAGGTATATTATGAGTACTGTAGCTATGATGCAGCATAGAAGAGAGACACATGACATAGTGAAGAGGAGAGAAATTGTCCGTAGGAACGAAATTGAGATCACACAAGACGCAGATACAAACATCCAGAAGACTGCGGATGCATTGGCCAAATACGATAATGAACTgaacaaagttttgaagTTAGGTAATGATTGGACatcaaaacttttgaatGACTATTCAATCCGTGTAGAAACGCTGATTTCATCAAGTGACAGGATTCTTAGTGATATAAACACAACACTGACGTTGAAGTTGAAACTGTTCCAAGAAAACACGGAAAGGTATGTCACAGTGAAAGTGATGAGAGCCCAAAAGATGACCAAGACCATATATCGATTATTAGAATTTGGTATCGTTTTGGTCCTTTGGAcaatttggttttttttcagtatcTTGAGGAGTGTTCGATTCATCATTTGTTTAGTCTTAAAAATAATCCAAGCATTGCTGTGGTAG
- the RCF3 gene encoding Rcf3p (similar to Saccharomyces cerevisiae YBR255C-A; ancestral locus Anc_7.178), which produces MGVVFRADKQLLKFQTNYYREEQKRREKILDEAAERGLFLEDDSLNSSRSTT; this is translated from the coding sequence ATGGGAGTTGTTTTCAGAGCTGACAAGCAATTGCTTAAATTCCAAACAAATTATTACCGAGAGGaacagaaaagaagagaaaagattTTGGACGAGGCTGCAGAAAGGGGTCTGTTTTTGGAAGACGACAGTTTGAATTCTTCTAGATCAACAACATGA
- the RIB5 gene encoding riboflavin synthase (similar to Saccharomyces cerevisiae RIB5 (YBR256C); ancestral locus Anc_7.181): MFTGIVECIGTVLENNPYDDTESGGQGVSITIGNAESILSDCHVGDSIAVNGICLTVTEFDSASFKVGISPETSKRTNVASWAQGAKVNLERAVSQDVRFGGHYVQGHVDTVANIVSREPEGNSIIFGFQLRDQEYFKYIVEKGFICIDGTSLTVTQVDDLSEGGAFYISMIKHTQDNVIMPLKTFGDEVNIEVDLTGKIIEKQILLTLEDQISKKDSTLNTMITKIIEENVKNYLSK, from the coding sequence ATGTTCACTGGTATTGTAGAGTGCATAGGAACCGTTTTAGAAAATAATCCGTACGACGACACGGAAAGTGGAGGCCAAGGTGTTTCTATCACTATCGGCAACGCCGAAAGTATTCTTTCTGACTGCCATGTCGGAGATTCGATAGCTGTAAACGGAATATGTCTCACAGTGACCGAATTTGATAGTGCGTCTTTTAAAGTTGGGATATCGCCGGAGACTAGCAAGAGAACCAACGTCGCTTCCTGGGCCCAGGGAGCCAAAGTCAACTTGGAGAGAGCGGTGTCTCAAGACGTGAGGTTCGGTGGCCATTATGTGCAGGGACATGTAGATACTGTTGCCAATATTGTTTCAAGGGAACCTGAGGGAAACTCAATTATATTTGGGTTTCAGTTAAGAGATCAAGAGTATTTCAAGTACATAGTGGAAAAAGGGTTCATTTGCATTGACGGGACCTCTTTGACAGTAACGCAAGTTGACGATCTTTCAGAGGGCGGTGCCTTTTATATCAGTATGATCAAGCACACCCAAGACAATGTTATCATGCCTTTAAAGACATTTGGTGACGAAGTCAACATCGAGGTAGACTTGACGGGGAAGATTATTGAGAAGCAAATCTTGCTGACTTTGGAAGATCAAATATCAAAGAAGGATAGCACTTTGAATACCATGATCACGAAAATtatagaagaaaatgttaaaAACTATCTAAGTAAATAG
- the POP4 gene encoding RNase P/RNase MRP complex subunit (similar to Saccharomyces cerevisiae POP4 (YBR257W); ancestral locus Anc_1.346) has protein sequence MDRAQTFIKECLFTKCLEDPEKPINENRLQDTLLLLPTDGGLTSRLQKQRKKSKLNLDNLQNVSQSKSEGEQLAKENYQKISKNSKIALREFISSCKKNARKCLKLAHDNKITDKANLSSYLKEKHPTIYESLPEYDGFVPMYKELWLNYIIELLNITKNIKAFNGSSALLKLSMADYNGALLRVTKSKNKTLIGIQGIVIWDSQKFFVMIVKGPLVDQVKCIPKKGTVFQFEIPISDNDDSALRYSILGDRFKYRSVDRAGRKFKSRRCDDMLYYIQN, from the coding sequence ATGGACAGAGCTCAGACGTTCATTAAAGAATGTCTTTTTACGAAATGTCTGGAAGATCCTGAAAAACCGATCAACGAAAATAGATTGCAAGATACCTTATTGTTATTGCCAACCGATGGCGGATTGACTTCTAGACTCCAAAAGcaacgaaaaaaatcaaagttGAACCTTGACAATTTGCAAAACGTCTCTCAATCAAAAAGTGAAGGCGAACAGCTAGCGAAGGAAaattaccaaaaaattAGCAAAAATTCTAAAATTGCATTGAGAGAATTTATTAGTTCTTGTAAGAAAAATGCCAGAAAGTGTTTGAAATTAGCACATGACAATAAAATTACTGATAAAGCAAATCTTTCAAGCTACCTGAAAGAGAAGCACCCAACGATATACGAATCTTTGCCGGAGTATGATGGTTTTGTACCGATGTATAAAGAATTATGGCTCAACTATATTATTGAACTTTTGAACATCacgaaaaatataaaagcgTTCAATGGATCATCAGCGTTATTGAAGTTATCTATGGCAGACTATAACGGTGCGCTATTACGTGTTACCAAGAGCAAAAATAAGACCTTAATAGGCATCCAGGGCATTGTGATCTGGGActctcaaaaatttttcgtAATGATCGTTAAGGGCCCTCTAGTAGACCAGGTGAAGTGCATACCGAAGAAGGGCACAGTGTTCCAGTTTGAAATTCCAATCTCGGATAACGATGACTCCGCATTGAGGTATAGTATACTGGGTGATAGGTTCAAATACAGAAGTGTTGATCGTGCTGGTAGGAAGTTCAAAAGTCGCCGCTGCGATGATATGCTATACTATATACAAAATTAG
- the SHG1 gene encoding Shg1p (similar to Saccharomyces cerevisiae SHG1 (YBR258C); ancestral locus Anc_1.345), with product MVYNEEDSKKLFDRYKKEGHFDKLKRDILSSPWDDTGEGNESFEQMLRERVAITVKKMVNEDEELIFKNRGLTSALIESQLVKDSYSKLNDKNDKNNGDDAKKFELDAYIRSKLQDPKLLEMIKSQLQETVSSNEEEPNGQT from the coding sequence ATGGTGTATAATGAAGAGGATAGTAAAAAATTATTCGACAGGTATAAAAAGGAAGGACATTTTGAcaagttgaaaagagaCATATTATCTAGTCCATGGGACGACACGGGAGAAGGAAACGAATCATTTGAGCAGATGCTTCGGGAAAGAGTCGCTATtacagtaaaaaaaatggtgaaCGAAGATGAGGAATTAATATTTAAGAATAGAGGGCTAACCAGTGCTTTAATTGAGTCACAGTTGGTCAAAGACAGCTACTCAAAATTGaatgacaaaaatgataagaATAATGGCGATGATGCGAAAAAGTTTGAATTAGACGCCTATATACGCTCCAAGTTACAAGATCCTAAACTATTagaaatgataaagagCCAACTCCAGGAAACAGTAAGCTCCAATGAAGAGGAACCAAACGGACAAACGTAG